Proteins encoded within one genomic window of Sphingomonas cannabina:
- a CDS encoding sensor histidine kinase, with protein MRFDDTLDTVLAAGLDTPTAAQAGWRQLVDLVARGRIAADARAMTALMELKDQVPLTVRAASARATAGARPPAALVRLLALDEIAVSAPVLRFATLPPESWIALLPELSPQGRAVLRHRRDLDPKVVRALESFGPTDFVLPSAGTPSESAFRFETQTKGPDGDGPILDIPGDAPGSESRSGIDAPETVAPPASDPFRSVGEVAQDLPVVAKARQQEHDEPGETFRIADVVARIEAYQRDHETIVPAAEHVALADRFVFETDETGAIRWVEGVARGPLVGLSLAVPALPRAAGVDGVAAGAFRRRTRFVDAHLHVGGETDASGEWRISGTPSFDGRTGRFTGYRGEARRPRTDQRPGRAPRPDAMRQLVHELRTPTNAIVGFSEMIEHAMLGPVPEPYRHHAETIRSDAQDLLAAIDDLDTAARIQSGALDLRPETVALEPLLIQIIADLAPLAQVRAARIVIDGKPGEAFGDIYALRRLLERLLATLLGVTEPGESVVVRAEEPGLLSISRPRALAVFEGDALFSIDDEDNPASLLGSGFALRLVRNLARQLGGGLVVEGDALTLRLPAAGRQTMEQVRQS; from the coding sequence GGATGCGCGTGCTATGACGGCGTTGATGGAGTTGAAGGATCAAGTGCCGTTGACGGTGCGGGCGGCGAGCGCGCGAGCGACAGCCGGTGCCCGTCCGCCCGCAGCGCTGGTCCGCCTGCTAGCGCTCGACGAGATCGCGGTATCGGCGCCCGTGCTCCGTTTCGCGACTCTGCCCCCCGAGTCGTGGATCGCACTGCTGCCTGAACTGTCGCCGCAGGGGCGTGCGGTGCTGCGCCATCGCCGCGATCTCGATCCCAAGGTGGTGCGTGCACTGGAGAGCTTCGGACCGACCGATTTCGTGCTGCCGTCGGCGGGAACGCCGTCGGAATCGGCGTTCCGTTTTGAAACGCAAACCAAAGGGCCTGACGGGGACGGGCCGATCCTCGATATTCCCGGCGACGCGCCCGGCAGTGAATCCCGATCCGGGATCGATGCGCCGGAGACCGTTGCCCCTCCAGCATCCGACCCATTTCGTTCGGTCGGCGAGGTCGCGCAGGATCTGCCGGTCGTTGCGAAGGCACGGCAGCAGGAGCACGACGAGCCCGGCGAAACCTTCCGCATCGCCGACGTCGTCGCACGGATCGAAGCTTATCAGCGCGATCACGAAACCATCGTGCCCGCCGCCGAGCACGTCGCGCTCGCCGATCGCTTCGTGTTCGAAACCGACGAGACCGGTGCGATCCGCTGGGTCGAGGGTGTGGCGCGCGGGCCGCTCGTCGGGCTGTCGCTCGCCGTTCCGGCCTTGCCGCGAGCCGCAGGCGTCGATGGCGTGGCCGCAGGTGCATTTCGACGCCGCACGCGTTTCGTCGACGCGCATCTGCACGTTGGCGGCGAGACCGACGCATCGGGCGAGTGGCGCATCTCCGGCACGCCGTCCTTCGACGGGCGCACGGGCCGCTTCACCGGCTATCGCGGCGAAGCGCGCCGCCCCCGCACCGATCAACGGCCGGGCCGGGCGCCCCGGCCGGACGCGATGCGCCAGCTCGTCCACGAGCTGCGCACGCCGACCAATGCGATCGTCGGCTTTTCCGAGATGATCGAGCACGCCATGCTGGGCCCGGTCCCCGAGCCCTATCGGCACCATGCCGAGACGATCCGCTCGGATGCGCAGGATCTGCTCGCGGCGATCGACGACCTCGACACCGCGGCGCGCATCCAGTCGGGCGCGCTCGACCTCCGACCCGAGACGGTGGCGCTCGAACCGCTGCTGATCCAGATCATCGCCGACCTCGCCCCGCTCGCCCAGGTGCGCGCCGCCCGGATCGTGATCGACGGCAAGCCCGGCGAGGCGTTCGGTGACATCTATGCACTGCGGCGCCTGCTGGAGCGTCTGCTGGCGACGCTGCTCGGCGTCACCGAGCCCGGCGAGAGCGTGGTCGTTCGTGCCGAGGAGCCCGGCTTGCTGTCGATCTCGCGGCCGCGCGCGCTGGCGGTGTTCGAGGGCGATGCGCTGTTCTCGATCGACGACGAGGACAATCCGGCGTCGCTCCTCGGCAGCGGCTTTGCGCTGCGGCTGGTGCGCAATCTCGCCCGCCAGCTGGGTGGTGGACTAGTGGTCGAGGGTGATGCCTTGACTCTGCGCCTGCCTGCGGCAGGACGCCAGACGATGGAGCAGGTGCGGCAGAGCTGA
- a CDS encoding polysaccharide deacetylase family protein, whose translation MDAGDTHHPPLPALGDRVRWPADFGQRFTIFVDTEEEFDWSAPLARDACSVRATGAIPAAARRFSETGAALTFLVDHPIVTDPASIEHLRTALAEGAHAVGTQLHPWVNPPFDEAINPRNSFAGNLPRALEAAKLDLLTDAITDAFGQPKVYRAGRYGIGPATLALLAERGYRFDSSIRPGYDYSGEGGPIFLDHGNHAFRTPEGVIELPLTTVYTGRARRGGAALYRIAGVVPKGRGLLARTGLLARVALTPEGMPLSDALEAVRVAAGEGVTLLNFSFHSPSLEPGHTPYVRDAQDLAAFWRWWDAMLTLLDRLGIASASLDEIVAAADAAALARA comes from the coding sequence GTGGACGCGGGGGACACCCATCACCCGCCGCTGCCCGCGCTGGGCGATCGCGTCCGGTGGCCCGCCGATTTCGGGCAGCGTTTCACCATTTTCGTCGATACCGAGGAAGAATTCGACTGGAGCGCGCCGCTCGCCCGCGATGCGTGCTCGGTGCGTGCCACGGGGGCGATCCCGGCCGCAGCGCGACGTTTTTCGGAGACGGGGGCGGCATTGACCTTCCTCGTCGATCATCCGATCGTGACCGATCCGGCATCGATCGAACATCTACGGACTGCGCTCGCTGAAGGTGCCCATGCGGTGGGCACCCAGCTCCACCCCTGGGTCAATCCGCCGTTCGACGAGGCGATCAACCCGCGGAACAGCTTCGCCGGCAACCTGCCGCGAGCGCTGGAGGCGGCCAAGCTCGACCTGCTGACCGACGCGATCACGGACGCGTTCGGGCAACCCAAAGTCTATCGAGCCGGTCGCTACGGGATCGGTCCTGCGACACTCGCCCTGCTGGCGGAGCGGGGCTATCGTTTCGACAGCTCGATCCGTCCCGGCTATGACTATTCGGGCGAGGGCGGCCCTATTTTTCTCGATCACGGCAATCATGCCTTTCGTACGCCGGAAGGTGTGATCGAACTGCCGCTCACCACCGTCTATACCGGCCGGGCCCGCAGAGGCGGAGCGGCGCTATACCGCATCGCCGGAGTCGTCCCCAAGGGACGCGGCTTGCTCGCGCGAACCGGTCTGCTGGCGCGGGTGGCGTTGACGCCCGAAGGCATGCCGCTTTCGGACGCCCTCGAGGCCGTGCGGGTTGCGGCTGGGGAGGGGGTGACGCTGCTCAACTTCAGCTTTCACTCGCCGTCGCTGGAACCGGGGCACACGCCCTATGTCCGTGATGCGCAGGACCTGGCTGCGTTCTGGCGCTGGTGGGATGCGATGCTGACGCTGCTCGACCGACTGGGGATCGCCTCCGCCAGTCTCGACGAGATCGTTGCCGCGGCCGATGCGGCAGCGCTTGCGCGCGCCTGA
- a CDS encoding tyrosine-type recombinase/integrase produces the protein MPLTVVEARNAAPGEKDYKLRDEKGLYLLVRPNGTKAWRHKYRFAGREKLASYGLFPEVGLKEARDQRDASRALLRLGKDPMAEAERQRQAAVAAAGAQFKAVGDAWHAAEKPGWSPGNAARVYSALKRDVYPALGKRPVSEIEPTEVLAVLRKIERRGAIETAKRVNGYIYRIFQRAKSEHLIKVNPALDLGDALLPTPKGSKQPALTKLSELRKLIDRVDRSTSGPATKLANRLLALTVVRIGVLRAAEWPEFLGIDWEEPANDAPEPEWYVSAERMKLEVEEKGDTAYDHRAPLVPQAVATLRALRLLTGRCRYPFPNSRTTAKPMTDSAISSLYLELGYRGKHVPHGWRTAFSTIMNEWAAKHGRDHDRLVIDLMLAHKPKGMSSSEFAYNRALFSDRRRELAQVWADMIMEGLDEPMALLKGQVR, from the coding sequence GTGCCGCTGACGGTCGTCGAAGCGCGCAACGCCGCGCCTGGTGAGAAGGACTACAAGCTCCGCGACGAGAAGGGGCTCTATCTGCTCGTCCGGCCGAACGGCACCAAGGCTTGGCGTCACAAGTATCGGTTCGCCGGCAGGGAGAAGCTCGCCAGCTACGGCCTGTTTCCCGAGGTCGGATTGAAGGAGGCGCGCGACCAGCGCGACGCTTCGCGGGCGCTGCTGCGTCTCGGCAAGGACCCGATGGCGGAGGCGGAGCGCCAGCGCCAAGCGGCGGTCGCGGCGGCCGGCGCGCAATTCAAGGCGGTCGGCGACGCCTGGCATGCAGCCGAGAAACCCGGCTGGTCCCCCGGCAACGCCGCCCGCGTCTACAGCGCGCTGAAGCGCGATGTGTACCCCGCCCTCGGCAAGCGCCCCGTGTCGGAGATCGAGCCGACGGAGGTCCTGGCGGTGCTGCGCAAGATCGAGCGCCGCGGCGCGATCGAGACGGCCAAGCGCGTGAACGGCTACATCTACCGCATATTCCAGCGCGCGAAGTCGGAGCACCTGATCAAGGTCAATCCGGCCCTGGACCTTGGCGACGCGCTGCTCCCGACCCCGAAAGGGAGCAAGCAGCCGGCGCTGACGAAGCTGAGCGAACTGCGCAAGCTGATCGACCGCGTCGACCGATCGACCTCGGGCCCGGCGACGAAGCTCGCGAATCGCCTCCTCGCCCTCACGGTCGTTCGTATCGGCGTGCTCCGCGCGGCCGAATGGCCGGAGTTTCTCGGCATCGATTGGGAGGAGCCCGCCAACGATGCGCCCGAGCCGGAATGGTATGTGTCGGCGGAGCGGATGAAGCTGGAGGTCGAGGAGAAGGGTGATACCGCCTATGATCACCGGGCGCCGCTGGTGCCGCAGGCGGTCGCGACGCTCCGCGCGCTCAGGCTTTTGACCGGGCGCTGCCGCTATCCGTTCCCGAACAGCCGCACCACCGCGAAGCCGATGACGGATTCCGCGATCAGCTCGCTCTACCTTGAGCTGGGCTACCGGGGGAAGCATGTGCCCCATGGCTGGCGCACCGCCTTCTCGACCATAATGAACGAATGGGCGGCGAAGCACGGCCGGGACCACGATCGCCTGGTGATCGACCTGATGCTTGCGCACAAGCCAAAGGGCATGTCGTCGTCGGAGTTCGCCTACAATCGGGCGCTGTTCTCCGATCGGCGCCGCGAGCTCGCGCAGGTGTGGGCCGACATGATCATGGAGGGGCTCGACGAGCCGATGGCGCTGCTCAAGGGGCAGGTTCGGTAG
- a CDS encoding helix-turn-helix transcriptional regulator: protein MTDRSRDSLLRIAAVRGRTGLSTATIYRREAEGTFPRRVKLGPRCVAWYDSDVSAFVADPMGYRAPPAGA, encoded by the coding sequence ATGACGGATCGCAGCCGCGACAGCCTGCTGCGCATCGCCGCCGTGCGCGGCCGCACCGGCCTGTCGACCGCCACAATCTATCGGCGGGAAGCCGAGGGCACGTTTCCGCGGCGCGTGAAGCTTGGTCCGCGCTGCGTCGCCTGGTACGATTCGGACGTGAGCGCCTTCGTTGCCGATCCGATGGGGTATCGCGCGCCGCCGGCCGGCGCATGA
- a CDS encoding LexA family protein: MIETRGRNPVLPPTMDGGRWRLGHRRDGGGAPKSVDQVADLDVHAENYAIIAPIAQAEICDNRDCANLSTPLHGKMDLDQIRAWADAKRGRRQQIADALGITHDKVSKSLSPSGPRRFTAQEMDVVRALVSADLGLDGEAVASIPLLGSVPAGNWREAVRRSTGRIPVPDATTPPNAFALTIEGDSMDLLAPDGSTIVLDPDDLDLFPGRYYVVRNSSGETTFKQFKTDPARLVPCSTNKSHAEIFPGREQFEIVARVIAVYSRL; encoded by the coding sequence ATGATCGAGACGAGAGGACGTAATCCCGTTCTTCCGCCAACTATGGACGGTGGACGGTGGCGACTTGGTCATCGCCGAGACGGCGGTGGTGCCCCCAAGAGCGTCGATCAGGTTGCAGACTTGGATGTCCATGCGGAGAACTATGCGATTATCGCACCAATCGCGCAAGCGGAAATTTGCGATAATCGCGATTGCGCTAATCTGAGCACACCGCTTCATGGCAAAATGGACCTGGATCAGATTAGGGCGTGGGCCGACGCAAAGCGTGGGCGGCGGCAGCAAATCGCCGACGCTCTTGGGATCACTCACGACAAGGTGTCGAAGTCGCTCTCGCCTAGCGGTCCCCGCAGGTTCACCGCGCAAGAGATGGACGTGGTTAGAGCGCTGGTCAGCGCAGACCTTGGCCTCGACGGCGAGGCGGTCGCGTCGATCCCGCTTCTCGGCTCGGTTCCGGCCGGCAATTGGCGCGAAGCAGTGCGACGCTCAACTGGAAGAATACCAGTGCCTGACGCAACCACCCCGCCGAATGCGTTCGCCCTCACAATAGAGGGCGACTCGATGGATCTTTTGGCCCCTGACGGTTCAACGATCGTTCTCGATCCTGACGATCTCGACCTATTTCCAGGTCGTTATTACGTCGTCCGGAACAGCTCCGGTGAGACCACCTTCAAGCAGTTCAAGACCGACCCCGCGCGCCTCGTCCCCTGCTCAACCAACAAGTCGCACGCCGAAATCTTTCCAGGGCGAGAGCAGTTCGAGATCGTCGCTAGAGTGATCGCGGTATACAGCAGACTGTAG
- a CDS encoding HNH endonuclease signature motif containing protein has protein sequence MERFLRFVRMSPSGCWEWTGARQREGYGRFGYRGAVRFAHRIALVLFGKTIPDGAVVDHLCRNTSCVNPDHLEPVTNGENVRRGALPDLIGRRNGTKTRCPQGHAYSPENTVVRNGSRHCRLCQTARTAARSAARAAARQKVELRPLPAAKSVAGSHPSGPATDLDFPLHEKASV, from the coding sequence ATGGAGCGCTTTCTCCGGTTCGTTCGGATGTCGCCGTCGGGTTGCTGGGAATGGACAGGTGCTCGCCAACGCGAAGGATATGGCCGCTTCGGATATCGCGGCGCAGTGAGGTTCGCGCACCGCATCGCGCTCGTCCTGTTTGGCAAGACAATTCCCGATGGGGCGGTCGTCGATCATCTCTGCCGGAACACCAGCTGCGTGAACCCGGACCACCTCGAGCCGGTCACCAATGGGGAAAACGTCCGTCGCGGCGCTCTCCCGGATCTCATCGGTCGACGCAACGGCACCAAGACACGCTGCCCGCAAGGGCACGCCTACTCGCCGGAGAACACGGTCGTGCGCAATGGGAGCCGCCACTGCCGGCTTTGCCAAACTGCCAGGACCGCCGCCCGCTCTGCGGCGCGTGCGGCAGCTCGTCAGAAAGTTGAGCTTCGTCCGCTGCCGGCGGCGAAGTCGGTCGCCGGGTCTCACCCCTCGGGCCCGGCGACCGATCTGGATTTCCCTCTTCATGAGAAGGCTTCTGTATGA
- a CDS encoding GP88 family protein produces MVALKSVEAARAVSADGIGLSAPGPRKGYGHGGSQRRFESIEARGSRLRLADTHPALVEGRTIMPARVFEPHQVPRLLISGVNSRKIGRVVTKGRWRGFPIFTLTLEERATCPRTCTEWATCYGANMPFARRIAHGPELERVLWKELAEKQAAHPRGFVVRLHILGDFYSTDYIELWENALDAFPALNVFGYTARQHGTAEGDAIAAVVQRLPDRFCIRFSGVADPEGGSVVIERGEDTAHIVCPAQTGGTDCCATCGLCWQSRRTIAFWRH; encoded by the coding sequence ATGGTCGCGCTGAAGAGCGTGGAGGCGGCGAGGGCCGTTTCCGCGGACGGTATCGGCTTGTCTGCGCCGGGTCCTCGCAAGGGCTACGGCCATGGCGGCTCGCAACGGCGGTTCGAGAGCATCGAGGCTCGCGGAAGCCGCCTGCGCCTCGCGGACACACACCCCGCGCTGGTCGAGGGCCGCACCATCATGCCAGCACGCGTGTTCGAGCCGCACCAGGTGCCGCGCCTGCTGATCTCCGGTGTCAACAGCCGCAAGATCGGCCGCGTCGTGACCAAGGGCCGCTGGCGCGGCTTCCCCATCTTCACGCTGACGCTGGAGGAGCGCGCGACCTGTCCACGCACCTGCACCGAATGGGCGACCTGCTACGGCGCCAACATGCCATTCGCCCGGCGCATCGCGCATGGGCCGGAACTGGAGCGCGTCCTCTGGAAGGAGCTGGCGGAAAAGCAGGCTGCACATCCGCGCGGCTTCGTCGTCCGCCTCCACATCCTCGGCGACTTCTATTCCACCGACTATATCGAGCTGTGGGAGAACGCGCTCGACGCGTTCCCGGCGCTCAACGTCTTCGGTTACACGGCCCGCCAGCACGGCACCGCCGAGGGGGACGCTATCGCCGCGGTCGTCCAGCGGCTCCCCGATCGCTTCTGCATCAGGTTCAGCGGCGTCGCCGACCCGGAGGGCGGCAGCGTCGTCATCGAGCGCGGCGAGGACACGGCGCACATCGTCTGCCCGGCGCAGACCGGCGGCACCGACTGCTGCGCGACCTGCGGCCTATGCTGGCAGTCGCGCCGCACCATCGCGTTCTGGAGGCACTGA
- a CDS encoding DNA methyltransferase, with the protein MGALEYRAFLEAKMPVAQADGFPCTEDEVAAFLTDGRPMAPHVRAIVAWAVRGGRRAVFADFGLHKTMTQLEICRLIAEKADGVHALIVHPLAVRREFRKDAALLGIETAFVQSTAEFEAAEAARVPGSTPPIYLTNYETIREGKLDLTPFGVVSLDEADVLRSYGSKTFQTFLPLFESVPYRFVATATPSPNRYKELIHYAGFLGIMDTGQALTRFFQRNPQKANDLTLYPHKEEEFWLWLNSWAVFLQRPSDLGFSDEGYDLPPITVRWHPVAGTGAPTDGKLIADAALGVTEAARVKRETLGVRIAKAAEIVEAAPADHFVLWHDLDDERRALEAALPGCEAVYGTQDLDRRENITERFAEGQLRLIAAKPVMLGGGVNLQHHCHRAIFAGVGFKFRDFIQAIHRIQRFGQAKPVEIDIIHAEAEHPVVRELQRKWVEHDELRARMAELIRKYGLHHELALDQMKRSIGIERREASGEGWTIALNDCVDETERLAEGSVDLIVTSIPFSNHYEYTPSYDDFGHTDDDAHFFAQMDHLTPKLLRALAPGRLACIHVKDRILFGSVTGEGVPTVNPFHAKALFHYLAHGFQYLGMIHVNTDVVRENNQTYRLSYSEMLKDGTKMGVGSPEYVLLMRKPQSDQTRGYADRPVVKDAADYSLARWQIDAHSFWRSSGDRLLRPDELRDAVERFAAMPVGPLVKAFTVQTRDLIYDYEAHVAIGEMIEARGDADGRGHLPRTFMSLAPGAHRPDTWDDVVRMRTLNAEQVRKGAEKHVCPLQFDIVDRLINRFSMKGELVFDPFAGLGTVPLRAIEMGRRGRGSELNPTYFEATRAYLGDAERSAGVPSLSALLQLEQAA; encoded by the coding sequence ATGGGGGCGCTGGAATATCGCGCCTTCCTCGAGGCGAAGATGCCGGTCGCGCAGGCTGACGGCTTTCCCTGCACGGAGGACGAGGTCGCGGCGTTCCTGACGGACGGCCGGCCGATGGCGCCGCACGTCCGCGCGATCGTCGCGTGGGCGGTGCGCGGCGGTCGGCGCGCGGTGTTCGCCGACTTCGGGCTGCACAAGACCATGACGCAGCTCGAAATATGCCGCCTGATCGCCGAGAAGGCGGATGGCGTCCACGCGCTGATCGTGCATCCGCTCGCCGTGCGGCGCGAGTTCCGCAAGGACGCCGCCCTGCTCGGCATCGAAACAGCATTCGTGCAGTCCACCGCGGAGTTCGAGGCGGCGGAGGCGGCGCGCGTGCCCGGATCGACGCCGCCGATCTACCTGACGAACTACGAGACGATCCGCGAGGGCAAGCTCGACCTGACCCCGTTCGGGGTCGTCAGCCTGGACGAGGCGGACGTGCTCCGGTCCTACGGGTCGAAGACGTTCCAGACGTTCCTGCCGCTGTTCGAGAGCGTGCCGTACCGGTTCGTCGCGACCGCCACGCCATCGCCGAACCGCTACAAGGAGCTGATCCACTACGCCGGCTTCCTCGGGATCATGGATACCGGGCAGGCGCTGACCCGCTTCTTCCAGCGCAACCCGCAGAAGGCCAACGACCTCACCCTCTATCCGCACAAGGAGGAGGAGTTCTGGCTCTGGCTCAACAGCTGGGCGGTGTTCCTTCAGCGCCCGAGCGATCTCGGCTTCAGCGACGAGGGATATGACCTGCCGCCGATCACCGTGCGCTGGCACCCCGTGGCGGGCACCGGCGCTCCGACCGACGGCAAGCTGATCGCCGATGCCGCGCTCGGCGTCACGGAGGCGGCGCGGGTGAAGCGCGAGACGCTTGGCGTCCGGATCGCGAAGGCGGCGGAGATCGTCGAGGCGGCGCCGGCGGATCATTTCGTGCTCTGGCACGACCTCGATGACGAACGCCGCGCGCTTGAGGCCGCGCTGCCCGGATGCGAGGCCGTCTACGGGACGCAGGACCTCGACCGTCGCGAGAACATCACGGAGCGCTTCGCCGAAGGTCAGCTGCGCCTGATCGCGGCGAAGCCTGTAATGCTCGGCGGCGGCGTCAACCTGCAGCATCACTGCCATCGCGCGATCTTCGCCGGCGTCGGCTTCAAGTTCCGCGATTTCATCCAGGCGATCCACCGCATCCAGCGGTTCGGCCAGGCGAAGCCCGTCGAGATCGACATCATCCACGCAGAGGCGGAGCACCCGGTGGTGCGCGAGCTTCAGCGCAAGTGGGTCGAGCACGACGAGCTCCGCGCCCGCATGGCCGAGCTGATCCGCAAGTACGGGCTGCATCACGAACTCGCGCTCGACCAGATGAAGCGGTCGATCGGGATCGAGCGCCGCGAAGCCTCCGGCGAAGGCTGGACGATCGCGCTCAACGACTGCGTCGACGAGACGGAACGGCTAGCGGAGGGGTCGGTCGACCTCATCGTCACGTCGATCCCGTTCAGCAATCACTACGAATATACGCCGAGCTACGACGACTTCGGCCACACCGACGACGACGCGCATTTCTTCGCGCAGATGGACCATCTGACGCCGAAGCTGCTGCGCGCTCTCGCGCCCGGCCGGCTGGCGTGCATCCACGTCAAGGACAGGATCCTGTTCGGCTCGGTGACGGGGGAGGGGGTTCCCACCGTCAATCCGTTCCACGCCAAGGCGTTGTTCCACTACCTGGCGCACGGGTTCCAGTACCTCGGGATGATCCACGTCAACACCGACGTGGTCCGCGAGAATAACCAGACCTACCGGCTCTCCTACAGCGAGATGCTGAAGGACGGGACGAAGATGGGCGTCGGCTCGCCCGAATATGTCCTGCTGATGCGCAAGCCGCAGAGCGATCAGACCCGGGGGTATGCCGACCGGCCGGTGGTGAAAGACGCTGCCGACTACAGCCTCGCCCGCTGGCAGATCGATGCTCACAGCTTTTGGCGGAGTTCCGGCGACCGGCTGCTGCGCCCCGATGAATTGCGCGATGCCGTCGAGCGGTTCGCGGCGATGCCGGTAGGGCCGCTGGTCAAGGCGTTCACAGTCCAGACCCGCGACCTGATCTACGACTATGAGGCGCATGTCGCGATCGGCGAGATGATCGAGGCGCGCGGCGATGCCGACGGCCGCGGGCACCTGCCGCGCACGTTCATGAGCCTCGCGCCCGGCGCGCATCGGCCGGATACGTGGGACGACGTCGTCCGCATGCGCACGCTCAACGCCGAGCAGGTGCGCAAGGGGGCGGAGAAGCACGTCTGCCCGCTCCAGTTCGATATCGTGGACCGGCTGATCAACCGGTTCAGCATGAAGGGTGAGTTGGTGTTCGATCCCTTCGCCGGTCTCGGCACCGTGCCGCTGCGCGCGATCGAGATGGGCCGGCGCGGTCGAGGATCGGAACTGAACCCGACCTATTTCGAGGCGACTCGCGCCTATCTAGGCGATGCCGAGCGCTCCGCCGGCGTGCCCAGCCTGTCCGCGCTCCTGCAACTGGAGCAGGCGGCATGA
- a CDS encoding DUF2312 domain-containing protein: MSDAVAADELRLLIERAERLEEEKAGINDDIKGVFAEAKSRGFDPKAMRAVMKLRKMEKHARDEAEAILETCKAALGLA; the protein is encoded by the coding sequence ATGAGCGATGCAGTCGCTGCCGATGAACTGCGCCTTCTAATTGAGCGCGCCGAGCGCCTGGAGGAGGAGAAGGCCGGCATCAACGACGACATCAAGGGCGTCTTCGCCGAGGCCAAATCTCGCGGGTTCGATCCGAAGGCGATGCGCGCAGTGATGAAGCTGCGCAAGATGGAGAAGCACGCCCGCGACGAGGCGGAGGCGATCCTCGAGACCTGCAAAGCCGCGCTGGGGCTGGCGTGA
- the dnaN gene encoding DNA polymerase III subunit beta — MAGLSFIAEGARLAAALREIVSIAPRAPTLPITGNILLEGDDGILRLTANNTDLMATRAIEVDLAAPGAITVSAHRLAQIVGSIEPGSQLSLEVDGSSAKIRAGRARFSIGTMPATDFPPMPYATPEARFEIDIATLRKAVATVKHSISDNEARYWLTGVYVHVVDGMLTFVTTDGDMLSRVQVPAPAGLETFGGAIVTLPFLTTLTASSASDETTAVIDFASSKVRGAVGALTVIGREIEGQFPNYQVALVRDPPISVLVDRDALEGAVQRVMLVTTLKSRRARFAFEAEKLTISSIASADELVEEVPCELRGEPVSLELNGANLSASIRALGTDTVEFGILDHHKLINLTSPMRADAALALSTTRV, encoded by the coding sequence ATGGCGGGCCTGTCCTTCATCGCCGAAGGGGCGCGGCTCGCCGCGGCGCTCCGGGAGATCGTCAGCATCGCGCCGCGCGCGCCGACCCTCCCGATTACCGGCAACATCCTGCTCGAAGGTGACGACGGCATCCTGCGCCTCACCGCCAACAACACCGACCTGATGGCGACCCGCGCTATCGAGGTCGACCTGGCGGCGCCCGGTGCGATCACCGTCTCCGCTCACCGCCTGGCGCAGATCGTCGGATCGATCGAGCCCGGCAGTCAGCTGTCGCTCGAGGTCGACGGATCGTCCGCCAAGATCAGGGCCGGCCGGGCGCGGTTCAGCATCGGCACGATGCCGGCGACGGATTTCCCGCCGATGCCATACGCGACGCCGGAGGCTCGGTTCGAGATCGACATCGCCACGCTGCGCAAGGCGGTGGCGACGGTGAAGCACAGCATCTCCGACAACGAGGCGCGATACTGGCTCACCGGCGTCTATGTGCATGTCGTCGACGGCATGCTGACGTTCGTCACCACCGACGGCGACATGCTGTCGCGCGTCCAGGTGCCGGCACCGGCCGGGCTGGAGACTTTCGGCGGCGCGATCGTGACGCTGCCGTTTCTGACAACGCTCACAGCGTCGTCGGCATCCGACGAGACGACGGCCGTGATCGATTTCGCGTCGTCCAAGGTCCGCGGCGCCGTCGGCGCCCTGACGGTCATCGGGCGCGAGATCGAGGGACAGTTCCCGAACTACCAGGTCGCGCTTGTCCGCGACCCGCCCATCTCCGTGCTGGTCGATCGTGACGCCCTGGAAGGGGCGGTGCAGCGGGTCATGCTCGTCACCACGCTCAAGTCGCGGCGCGCGCGGTTCGCGTTCGAGGCGGAAAAGCTGACGATCAGCAGCATCGCCTCCGCCGACGAGCTCGTGGAGGAGGTGCCCTGCGAACTGCGCGGCGAGCCGGTGTCGTTAGAACTGAACGGCGCCAACCTCAGCGCGTCGATCCGCGCGCTCGGCACCGACACCGTCGAGTTCGGCATTCTCGACCACCACAAGCTGATCAACCTCACCAGCCCGATGCGCGCGGACGCCGCGCTCGCGCTGTCGACCACGCGCGTCTGA